Proteins encoded by one window of Rutidosis leptorrhynchoides isolate AG116_Rl617_1_P2 chromosome 7, CSIRO_AGI_Rlap_v1, whole genome shotgun sequence:
- the LOC139860519 gene encoding (+)-neomenthol dehydrogenase-like produces the protein HEYFRVAVVTGGNKGIGFEICRELASNDIVVILAARNETLGVEAVEKLHVLGVANVVFHQLDVKDLPSISKLAEFVESQFQKLDILVNNAAENGIIVRHDEFRAFKNGEGYMHVYDENAHLFTELIEQPYNLGEECLKTNYYGTKAVTDAFLPLLQLSSSPRIVNVSSNFGELQWIRNEKVKAEFLDIETLTEEKIDEIIQRFLTDFKANKLSENGWPLTCTAYKISKAAINGYTRILARKFRNILVNSVHPGYVITDITSHTGYLTAEQGAKAPVMLALLPDDGPSGVYFNEMQVSSF, from the exons caCGAGTATTTCAGAGTTGCAGTTGTGACGGGAGGAAACAAAGGGATTGGatttgaaatatgtcgtgaattgGCATCAAACGACATCGTTGTTATTCTGGCTGCAAGAAATGAGACTCTCGGTGTCGAAGCTGTCGAAAAGCTCCATGTTTTAGGCGTTGCAAATGTCGTTTTTCATCAACTTGATGTTAAAGATCTGCCAAGTATTTCAAAGTTGGCTGAATTTGTTGAATCTCAATTCCAGAAACTTGATATCTTG GTAAATAATGCAGCAGAAAATGGAATAATTGTACGTCACGATGAATTTAGAGCCTTCAAGAATGGAGAAGGATAT ATGCACGTTTATGATGAAAATGCACATCTTTTCACCGAGCTTATCGAACAACCTTATAATTTGGGAGAAGAATGTTTGAAGACGAATTATTATGGAACTAAAGCAGTAACCGACGCGTTTCTTCCTCTTCTTCAACTTTCAAGCTCACCAAGAATCGTGAATGTCTCATCGAATTTTGGAGAGCTACAA TGGATCCGCAacgagaaggtgaaagcagagtttCTGGATATCGAAACTCTTACCGAAGAAAAGATTGACGAGATCATCCAAAGGTTTTTGACGGACTTCAAGGCTAATAAGTTGTCTGAGAACGGTTGGCCATTGACGTGCACGGCCTATAAGATTTCAAAAGCCGCGATTAATGGCTATACAAGGATTTTGGCAAGAAAGTTTCGTAATATTCTTGTAAACAGTGTTCATCCAGGTTATGTAATAACCGATATCACATCTCACACTGGTTACTTGACCGCAGAACAAGGTGCCAAAGCCCCTGTAATGCTTGCTTTGTTGCCTGATGATGGTCCTTCTGGGGTTTACTTCAATGAAATGCAAGTATCCTCATTTTGA